A region of Epinephelus fuscoguttatus linkage group LG1, E.fuscoguttatus.final_Chr_v1 DNA encodes the following proteins:
- the tfap2c gene encoding transcription factor AP-2 gamma isoform X2, which produces MLWKLADNVKYEDDCEERHDGNSNGNPRLPHLPAVSQHLYSPSPSLSHSASSDFQPPYFPPPYQPISYPQSSDPYSHLGDPFNINSIHQSPSSNQQQWPGRQGQEGLGAHGRSGLASQILGLEGGSSGVRREGFRRPELLPPHVHGIESSVIGDNMGMHDMGHGMEDVQHVDDHSIIMADQTVIKKGPVTLPKGNALGLPFQKESLLGMVSNPTEVFCSVPGRLSLLSSTSKYKVTVAEVQRRLSPPECLNASLLGGVLRRAKSKNGGRSLREKLDKIGLNLPAGRRKAANVTLLTSLVEGEAVHLARDFGYVCETEFPAKAIAEYLGRPHVERNEVNSRKNMLLAAKQICKEFTDLLTQDRSPLGNSRPAPIMEPGIQGCLTHFSLITHGFGSPAICAAMTSLQNYLNEALKQVDKMYLSSGSDTQGSSDSGSKSTDKMDKHRK; this is translated from the exons ATGTTGTGGAAATTAGCTGACAACGTCAAGTATGAGGATGACTGTGAG GAAAGGCACGACGGCAACAGCAATGGGAACCCCCGGCTGCCTCACCTGCCCGCGGTCAGCCAGCACCTCTACAGCccgtctccctccctctcacatTCGGCCAGTTCGGACTTCCAGCCCCCGTACTTCCCGCCTCCCTACCAGCCCATCTCCTACCCGCAGTCCAGCGACCCTTACTCGCACCTCGGCGACCCTTTCAACATCAACTCCATACACCAGTCGCCGTCGTCGAACCAGCAGCAATGGCCCGGGCGGCAGGGCCAGGAGGGCCTCGGAGCGCACGGAAGGAGCGGGCTGGCGAGTCAGATCCTGGGCCTGGAGGGAGGCTCGTCCGGGGTGAGGAGGGAAGGGTTCCGGCGGCCGGAGCTGTTGCCTCCACATGTGCACGGCATAGAGTCGTCGGTTATTGGTGATAACATGGGGATGCACGACATGGGGCACGGGATGGAGGATGTTCAA CATGTAGACGACCACAGTATTATTATGGCAGATCAGACAGTCATCAAAAAAG GTCCTGTCACTCTTCCCAAAGGCAACGCGCTGGGTCTTCCGTTCCAGAAAGAGTCCCTGCTGGGCATGGTGTCGAACCCCACAGAGGTTTTCTGCTCCGTACCGGGCCGTCTTTCCTTGCTGAGCTCCACATCCAAGTACAAGGTTACCGTGGCTGAAGTCCAGAGACGTCTATCACCCCCTGAGTGCCTCAACGCATCGCTCCTGGGAGGGGTTTTACGCAG AGCCAAGTCAAAAAATGGAGGTCGCTCTCTGAGAGAGAAGCTGGATAAGATTGGACTCAACCTGCCTGCAGGAAGAAGGAAGGCAGCGAATGTCACTCTGCTTACCTCACTAGTAGAAG GTGAAGCTGTTCACTTAGCGAGAGACTTTGGTTACGTGTGTGAGACAGAGTTCCCTGCAAAGGCAATTGCTGAATACCTGGGCAGGCCACACGTGGAACGCAACGAGGTTAACTCTCGCAAGAACATGCTGCTTGCTGCCAA GCAAATCTGCAAGGAGTTCACTGACCTGCTCACTCAGGACCGTTCACCTCTGGGAAACTCGCGGCCGGCCCCCATCATGGAGCCTGGAATCCAAGGCTGCCTGACCCACTTCAGCCTCATCACTCACGGCTTTGGCTCTCCGGCCATCTGCGCCGCCATGACCTCGCTTCAGAACTACCTGAACGAGGCCCtcaaacaagtggacaagatgTACCTGAGCTCTGGTAGCGACACCCAAGGATCCTCAGACAGTGGGAGCAAATCTACCGACAAAATGGACAAGCACAGGAAATGA
- the tfap2c gene encoding transcription factor AP-2 gamma isoform X1, whose product MLWKLADNVKYEDDCEERHDGNSNGNPRLPHLPAVSQHLYSPSPSLSHSASSDFQPPYFPPPYQPISYPQSSDPYSHLGDPFNINSIHQSPSSNQQQWPGRQGQEGLGAHGRSGLASQILGLEGGSSGVRREGFRRPELLPPHVHGIESSVIGDNMGMHDMGHGMEDVQHVDDHSIIMADQTVIKKVLGLRGGRNLDRLQRTYYQGGILAGPVTLPKGNALGLPFQKESLLGMVSNPTEVFCSVPGRLSLLSSTSKYKVTVAEVQRRLSPPECLNASLLGGVLRRAKSKNGGRSLREKLDKIGLNLPAGRRKAANVTLLTSLVEGEAVHLARDFGYVCETEFPAKAIAEYLGRPHVERNEVNSRKNMLLAAKQICKEFTDLLTQDRSPLGNSRPAPIMEPGIQGCLTHFSLITHGFGSPAICAAMTSLQNYLNEALKQVDKMYLSSGSDTQGSSDSGSKSTDKMDKHRK is encoded by the exons ATGTTGTGGAAATTAGCTGACAACGTCAAGTATGAGGATGACTGTGAG GAAAGGCACGACGGCAACAGCAATGGGAACCCCCGGCTGCCTCACCTGCCCGCGGTCAGCCAGCACCTCTACAGCccgtctccctccctctcacatTCGGCCAGTTCGGACTTCCAGCCCCCGTACTTCCCGCCTCCCTACCAGCCCATCTCCTACCCGCAGTCCAGCGACCCTTACTCGCACCTCGGCGACCCTTTCAACATCAACTCCATACACCAGTCGCCGTCGTCGAACCAGCAGCAATGGCCCGGGCGGCAGGGCCAGGAGGGCCTCGGAGCGCACGGAAGGAGCGGGCTGGCGAGTCAGATCCTGGGCCTGGAGGGAGGCTCGTCCGGGGTGAGGAGGGAAGGGTTCCGGCGGCCGGAGCTGTTGCCTCCACATGTGCACGGCATAGAGTCGTCGGTTATTGGTGATAACATGGGGATGCACGACATGGGGCACGGGATGGAGGATGTTCAA CATGTAGACGACCACAGTATTATTATGGCAGATCAGACAGTCATCAAAAAAG TATTAGGACTACGAGGTGGCAGGAACCTTGATCGCTTACAGAGGACTTATTATCAGGGGGGCATTCTTGCGG GTCCTGTCACTCTTCCCAAAGGCAACGCGCTGGGTCTTCCGTTCCAGAAAGAGTCCCTGCTGGGCATGGTGTCGAACCCCACAGAGGTTTTCTGCTCCGTACCGGGCCGTCTTTCCTTGCTGAGCTCCACATCCAAGTACAAGGTTACCGTGGCTGAAGTCCAGAGACGTCTATCACCCCCTGAGTGCCTCAACGCATCGCTCCTGGGAGGGGTTTTACGCAG AGCCAAGTCAAAAAATGGAGGTCGCTCTCTGAGAGAGAAGCTGGATAAGATTGGACTCAACCTGCCTGCAGGAAGAAGGAAGGCAGCGAATGTCACTCTGCTTACCTCACTAGTAGAAG GTGAAGCTGTTCACTTAGCGAGAGACTTTGGTTACGTGTGTGAGACAGAGTTCCCTGCAAAGGCAATTGCTGAATACCTGGGCAGGCCACACGTGGAACGCAACGAGGTTAACTCTCGCAAGAACATGCTGCTTGCTGCCAA GCAAATCTGCAAGGAGTTCACTGACCTGCTCACTCAGGACCGTTCACCTCTGGGAAACTCGCGGCCGGCCCCCATCATGGAGCCTGGAATCCAAGGCTGCCTGACCCACTTCAGCCTCATCACTCACGGCTTTGGCTCTCCGGCCATCTGCGCCGCCATGACCTCGCTTCAGAACTACCTGAACGAGGCCCtcaaacaagtggacaagatgTACCTGAGCTCTGGTAGCGACACCCAAGGATCCTCAGACAGTGGGAGCAAATCTACCGACAAAATGGACAAGCACAGGAAATGA